A genomic segment from Streptomyces sp. NBC_00459 encodes:
- a CDS encoding tetratricopeptide repeat protein codes for MTTSRPLHSHRSTFPQVKPRSTAGVLGVELTSLLGDPPGVPSNGEADPPQLVAVRRAISPLLFAPPPEPHRAEKLTLPLLRAEIADAWTLYHEAEFGRLMEVLPDIITDARFAAAVGGDDERAAGQAALGKALQLGGHLAIRMGKTDLSLSALERAMNAAVASSDPLLPAMISNSVAWNYQRQNRLDDATNLAVYAADNVEREHTTDASGVRVWGGLLMSAATSYARSGHYDRADEMMQTAEKAAGRVAKLPAPEDGRLVSVFSKSSVRIERVRLAVQYGRPEEALTLAKGMRLSKDTPPSWRTWLLLDVARAHTDTGNAEGAVKALESLRRVAPTWMRHHTLAVAIVRDLWELPTRPPGLRSIAEFLGVAT; via the coding sequence GTGACGACTTCCCGCCCGCTACACTCCCACCGCTCGACGTTTCCCCAGGTCAAGCCACGAAGTACTGCTGGAGTACTAGGCGTCGAGCTGACGTCACTCTTGGGTGACCCCCCGGGCGTGCCCTCCAACGGTGAGGCCGACCCACCACAGCTTGTCGCCGTTCGACGCGCTATCTCGCCTCTGCTCTTCGCCCCGCCGCCCGAGCCGCATCGCGCAGAGAAGCTCACGCTCCCGCTGCTGCGGGCCGAGATTGCCGACGCGTGGACGCTGTACCACGAAGCGGAGTTCGGGCGGCTCATGGAAGTTCTCCCCGACATCATCACGGACGCGCGCTTCGCAGCAGCCGTAGGCGGGGATGACGAACGAGCCGCCGGACAGGCGGCGTTGGGCAAGGCGCTTCAGCTAGGCGGACACCTCGCTATCCGTATGGGGAAGACCGACCTCTCCCTTTCAGCGCTGGAGCGCGCCATGAACGCCGCAGTAGCCTCGTCCGACCCGTTGCTCCCCGCCATGATCAGCAACAGCGTTGCGTGGAACTACCAGCGACAGAACCGGCTCGACGACGCAACCAACCTTGCCGTGTACGCCGCGGACAACGTCGAGCGCGAGCACACGACCGACGCGTCCGGCGTCCGCGTGTGGGGCGGACTCTTGATGTCGGCCGCGACGAGCTACGCCAGGAGCGGGCACTACGACCGTGCCGACGAGATGATGCAGACCGCCGAGAAGGCCGCGGGGCGAGTCGCGAAACTGCCAGCCCCAGAAGACGGGCGGCTCGTCTCCGTGTTCAGTAAATCGTCTGTTCGCATCGAGCGTGTTCGCCTGGCCGTCCAGTACGGCCGGCCCGAAGAGGCGCTGACGCTCGCCAAGGGGATGCGGCTCTCAAAGGACACCCCGCCGTCATGGCGCACCTGGCTTCTGCTCGACGTGGCGCGCGCTCACACGGACACGGGGAACGCCGAGGGAGCCGTGAAAGCCCTTGAAAGCCTGCGCCGTGTAGCACCGACATGGATGCGCCATCACACGCTCGCGGTCGCTATCGTGCGCGATCTCTGGGAACTACCGACCCGCCCGCCGGGACTACGTTCGATCGCCGAATTTCTTGGCGTCGCTACTTAG